A genome region from Baekduia alba includes the following:
- a CDS encoding queuosine salvage family protein has product MGRLADHVRASCAQVAATAESVRIDHERLSLYDAGGALEISDPGLDPVRHYLEGTPADVATYTLALDTINFGSGWFPTLRKRVDPATGRAVSGYFTVAWNLADRFRVDGAWSTDDLRAMRTDTLAATLGQTADHELMSLYAQALRELGRFLGERSTLDVVAQAGGSADRLAAILAGSLAFYDDRGFFKRAQIVGNDLALAGVARFDDLDELTIFADNLVPHVLRCDGILVYAPELAARIDGEHLLAAGRAEREIRACAVHACELLSERLGVPARVLDMWLWTRGQDPALKARPRHRCRTVYY; this is encoded by the coding sequence ATGGGCCGCCTCGCCGATCATGTCCGCGCGTCCTGCGCGCAAGTCGCCGCCACCGCGGAGTCGGTCCGGATCGACCACGAGCGCCTGTCGCTGTACGACGCCGGCGGCGCGCTGGAGATCAGCGACCCGGGCCTCGACCCGGTCCGCCACTACCTCGAAGGCACGCCGGCCGACGTCGCGACCTACACGCTGGCGCTCGACACCATCAACTTCGGCTCGGGCTGGTTCCCGACGCTGCGCAAGCGCGTCGACCCCGCCACCGGCCGCGCGGTGTCGGGCTACTTCACCGTCGCCTGGAACCTCGCCGACCGGTTCCGGGTCGACGGCGCCTGGAGCACCGACGACCTGCGCGCGATGCGGACCGACACGCTCGCCGCGACGCTCGGCCAGACGGCCGACCACGAGCTGATGAGCCTCTACGCGCAGGCGCTGCGCGAGCTCGGGCGCTTCCTCGGCGAGCGCTCGACGCTCGACGTCGTCGCCCAGGCCGGCGGCAGCGCCGACCGGCTCGCCGCGATCCTCGCCGGCTCGCTGGCCTTCTACGACGACCGCGGCTTCTTCAAGCGCGCGCAGATCGTCGGCAACGACCTCGCGCTCGCGGGCGTCGCCCGGTTCGACGACCTCGACGAGCTGACGATCTTCGCCGACAACCTCGTCCCCCACGTCCTGCGCTGCGACGGGATCCTGGTCTACGCGCCCGAGCTCGCGGCGCGCATCGACGGCGAGCACCTGCTGGCGGCCGGCCGCGCCGAGCGTGAGATCCGCGCGTGCGCGGTCCACGCCTGCGAGCTGCTGAGCGAGCGCCTCGGCGTCCCCGCCCGCGTCCTCGACATGTGGCTCTGGACCCGCGGCCAGGACCCGGCCCTCAAGGCCCGCCCCCGGCACCGTTGCCGGACGGTCTACTACTGA
- a CDS encoding CAP domain-containing protein, which yields MHRRGHGHPWTRLWLLQAVIFAAAAAASSSPAAAAELHCAHASAAPSHLSTRAATRALQCLINEVRAQHGLLPVRANARLGLAARRHAGDMAGHDFFAHVSPRTGSMQSRVKRAGYLRRVHEWWLGEALAWGKARAGAPQAILRGLLDSPPHRAILLDPGFRDLGVGVVHGAPRGGNAGALTVALDFGRVRR from the coding sequence ATGCATCGGCGCGGCCATGGACATCCATGGACGCGTCTCTGGCTGCTGCAGGCCGTAATCTTCGCGGCGGCGGCCGCCGCCTCCTCATCCCCGGCGGCGGCCGCCGAGCTTCATTGCGCGCACGCGAGCGCGGCGCCGTCGCACCTGAGCACGCGCGCCGCGACCCGCGCGCTGCAGTGCCTGATCAACGAGGTGCGCGCCCAGCACGGGCTGCTCCCCGTCCGGGCCAACGCGCGGCTGGGCCTCGCGGCGCGCCGCCATGCCGGCGACATGGCCGGCCACGACTTCTTCGCCCACGTGTCGCCGCGGACGGGCTCGATGCAGTCGCGGGTCAAGCGGGCCGGCTACCTGCGCCGCGTCCACGAGTGGTGGCTGGGCGAGGCGCTGGCGTGGGGCAAGGCGCGCGCCGGCGCACCTCAGGCGATCCTGCGCGGCCTGCTCGACAGCCCGCCGCACCGCGCGATCCTGCTGGACCCGGGCTTCCGCGACCTCGGCGTCGGCGTCGTGCACGGCGCGCCGCGGGGCGGGAACGCGGGCGCGCTGACGGTCGCGCTGGACTTCGGGCGCGTCCGCCGCTGA